In Mucilaginibacter boryungensis, a single window of DNA contains:
- the dnaK gene encoding molecular chaperone DnaK: MSKIIGIDLGTTNSCVAVMEGNEPVVIANSEGKRTTPSVVAFVDNGERKVGDPAKRQAITNPTKTVSSIKRFMGNQFNEVTKEADRVPYKVVKGDNNTPRVEIGDRKYTPQEISAMILQKMKKTAEDFLGQEVTEAVITVPAYFNDAQRQATKEAGEIAGLTVKRIINEPTAAALAYGLDKAHKDMKIVVFDCGGGTHDVSVLELGDGIFEVKSTDGDTHLGGDDFDQVIIDWLADEFKNEEGIDLRKDPMGLQRLKEAAEKAKIELSSTTQSEINLPYVTAVDGMPKHLVKSLTRAKFEQLADSLIKRTIEPCKTALKNAGYSVSDIDEIILVGGSTRIPAIQDAVQKFFGKAPSKGVNPDEVVAIGAAIQGGVLTGEVKDVLLLDVTPLSLGIETMGGVMTKLIEANTTIPTKKSEVFSTASDSQPSVEIHILQGERPMASANRTIGRFHLDGIPPAPRGVPQIEVTFDIDANGILHVSAKDKATGKEQKIRIEASSGLTEAEIKKMKDEAEANAEADRIAKEEVEKLNSADALIFSTEKQLKEYGDKIPADKKAPIEEGLKKLKDAYAAKNLADIDAAQTELNASWQAASEDMYKASAEAGQPGPDAGAGQQAGAKPEGGADSVTDVDFEEVK, encoded by the coding sequence ATGTCTAAAATCATTGGAATCGACTTAGGAACAACAAACTCCTGTGTGGCAGTAATGGAAGGTAACGAACCCGTAGTTATTGCTAACAGCGAGGGTAAACGTACTACACCATCTGTAGTGGCGTTTGTGGATAATGGCGAGCGTAAAGTAGGCGACCCTGCTAAACGCCAGGCCATCACTAATCCAACCAAAACCGTTTCATCAATTAAACGCTTTATGGGTAACCAGTTTAACGAGGTTACTAAAGAAGCTGATCGCGTACCTTACAAAGTGGTTAAAGGTGATAACAACACCCCACGTGTAGAGATAGGCGACCGTAAATATACGCCACAGGAAATTTCGGCTATGATACTTCAGAAAATGAAGAAAACTGCCGAGGATTTCTTAGGTCAGGAAGTTACGGAGGCGGTTATTACCGTACCCGCTTACTTTAACGACGCGCAACGCCAGGCTACCAAAGAAGCCGGTGAAATTGCTGGCTTAACCGTTAAACGTATTATTAACGAGCCTACCGCTGCTGCCCTTGCCTATGGCCTGGACAAAGCACACAAGGATATGAAAATTGTGGTGTTTGACTGCGGTGGTGGTACACATGACGTTTCTGTACTGGAACTGGGTGATGGTATCTTCGAAGTAAAATCAACCGATGGTGATACCCACCTTGGCGGTGACGACTTTGACCAGGTAATTATTGACTGGCTGGCAGACGAATTTAAAAACGAAGAAGGCATTGACTTGCGTAAAGACCCAATGGGCTTACAACGTTTAAAAGAAGCTGCTGAGAAAGCTAAAATAGAATTATCAAGCACTACCCAAAGCGAAATTAACCTGCCATATGTTACGGCTGTTGATGGTATGCCTAAGCACTTGGTTAAATCATTAACCCGTGCAAAATTTGAGCAACTGGCCGATAGCCTGATCAAACGCACTATCGAGCCTTGTAAAACTGCTTTGAAAAATGCAGGTTACAGCGTATCTGATATCGACGAGATCATCCTGGTAGGTGGTTCAACCCGTATCCCTGCTATACAGGATGCTGTACAGAAATTCTTTGGTAAAGCCCCATCAAAAGGTGTTAACCCTGATGAGGTAGTTGCTATTGGTGCAGCTATACAAGGTGGTGTATTAACCGGCGAGGTTAAAGACGTATTATTGTTAGACGTTACCCCGCTTTCGTTAGGTATTGAAACCATGGGTGGTGTAATGACCAAACTGATTGAAGCTAACACTACTATCCCAACAAAAAAATCGGAAGTATTCTCTACCGCTTCAGACAGTCAGCCATCTGTAGAGATACACATTTTACAGGGCGAGCGCCCAATGGCTTCGGCAAACCGTACCATAGGCCGTTTCCACCTGGATGGTATACCACCAGCACCGCGCGGTGTTCCTCAAATTGAAGTAACCTTCGATATTGACGCTAACGGTATATTGCATGTATCTGCTAAAGATAAAGCGACCGGTAAAGAGCAGAAGATCCGTATCGAAGCTTCTTCAGGTTTAACTGAGGCCGAGATCAAGAAGATGAAAGATGAAGCTGAAGCAAATGCCGAAGCCGACAGGATAGCTAAAGAGGAAGTTGAAAAACTGAACTCAGCCGATGCCCTGATCTTCAGCACTGAAAAACAGTTGAAAGAGTACGGCGATAAAATCCCTGCTGACAAAAAAGCACCTATTGAAGAGGGTTTGAAAAAACTGAAGGATGCTTATGCTGCCAAAAACCTGGCTGATATTGATGCTGCACAAACAGAACTAAATGCTTCATGGCAGGCTGCTTCTGAAGATATGTACAAAGCATCGGCAGAAGCCGGTCAACCAGGCCCTGATGCAGGTGCCGGTCAGCAAGCAGGTGCCAAGCCAGAGGGCGGCGCCGACAGCGTAACTGATGTTGACTTCGAAGAAGTAAAATAA
- a CDS encoding glycoside hydrolase family 31 protein: MCCFLQTNASKACSFIMQVELSGNTQHISQKENHIILKTPQAEARVWVYSPTIIRVNISKHFNTTDHSFAVIQSPEGNLRYDESADELSIYTGELELRITKAPLRFNFYTPDGILLSGDDERFGTVWQGESVTNYRRMFKGERFIGLGEKTGNLDRRGSSYINWNTDAVDYHAKSDPLYKTFPFFVGLHSGLTYGFFLDNTHRSYFDFGASTDHSMYWLGADGGDMNYYFFGAQGVAEIIKDYTWLTGRMEMPPLWSLGYQQCRWSYMSAGELLDIARNFRKCNIPADVLYCDIDYMDGYKIFTWDKKTFPDPKGLIDELKAMGFRLVTIVDPGIKIEEGYKQYDEGVANDYFATYPNGEKYIGEVWPGRCHFPNFYDAKVRDWWGKSFSALTEPGVAGFWNDMNEPAAWGQNIPNMVKFGEHYMPEVRNAYGMQMSRGTYKGTKHLLQGQRPFVLTRAAYAGIQRYSAVWTGDNTANDAHMLLGCRLVNSLGITGVAFTGVDIGGFSGNPTPELMVRWNSLGVYTPMFRNHAMIDTAMREPWRWGKQNEKIIKKDIEQRYKLLPYIYSSFYQSHQTGLPINRTLAIQYPFDEIVYEHIYQNQFMFGDNILVAPVASTERAIKVYMPPGEWYRLSTDKKINGGKEVKAEALLTDLPVFVKAGAIIPMQSVVQNTNETGDGVLQLHIWNGKQATSFTYYEDDGVSYDYEQGSYYKREISFDPRKKQVVLSVVEGRFESRFSKVRFVWHGFEKMKDKVVELLRDEMVIAF; this comes from the coding sequence ATGTGTTGTTTTTTACAAACCAATGCTTCAAAAGCCTGTTCTTTTATTATGCAAGTCGAACTATCAGGAAACACCCAGCATATCAGTCAGAAAGAAAATCATATTATTCTAAAAACCCCGCAGGCAGAAGCCAGGGTTTGGGTTTACTCGCCAACCATTATCCGGGTAAATATCAGTAAGCATTTTAACACCACCGATCATTCATTCGCGGTCATACAATCACCTGAAGGCAATCTCAGATATGATGAATCGGCGGATGAGCTATCCATTTATACCGGCGAATTAGAACTTCGTATCACCAAAGCACCGCTACGATTTAACTTTTACACCCCCGATGGCATTTTGTTAAGTGGCGATGATGAACGCTTTGGTACTGTTTGGCAGGGAGAAAGCGTAACCAACTATCGCCGTATGTTTAAGGGCGAACGTTTTATTGGTCTGGGCGAGAAAACCGGGAACCTTGACCGGCGTGGCAGCAGTTATATAAACTGGAATACCGACGCGGTTGATTATCATGCCAAATCCGACCCTTTGTATAAAACCTTCCCGTTTTTTGTGGGCTTACATAGCGGCCTTACTTACGGCTTTTTCCTGGATAATACCCATCGTTCCTATTTCGATTTTGGCGCCAGTACCGACCATAGCATGTATTGGCTTGGCGCCGATGGCGGCGACATGAATTATTACTTCTTTGGTGCGCAGGGTGTGGCCGAAATTATAAAAGATTATACCTGGCTGACTGGCAGGATGGAAATGCCGCCCCTTTGGAGCCTGGGCTACCAGCAATGTCGCTGGAGCTATATGAGCGCCGGTGAACTGCTGGACATAGCCCGCAACTTCCGCAAATGCAACATCCCGGCCGATGTGTTGTACTGCGATATCGATTATATGGACGGCTATAAAATATTCACCTGGGATAAGAAGACTTTTCCCGATCCGAAAGGATTGATAGATGAACTAAAAGCGATGGGCTTCAGGTTAGTAACTATTGTCGACCCCGGCATTAAAATAGAGGAAGGCTACAAACAATATGATGAAGGAGTAGCAAACGACTACTTTGCTACTTATCCCAATGGCGAAAAATATATTGGCGAGGTATGGCCCGGACGCTGCCACTTCCCTAATTTTTACGATGCTAAAGTGCGCGACTGGTGGGGTAAATCGTTCAGTGCGCTGACAGAACCCGGCGTGGCAGGTTTTTGGAACGATATGAATGAACCTGCCGCCTGGGGACAGAATATTCCCAATATGGTGAAGTTTGGCGAGCATTATATGCCAGAGGTACGGAATGCTTATGGTATGCAAATGTCGCGGGGTACTTATAAGGGCACTAAACATCTTTTACAAGGCCAACGGCCCTTTGTGCTCACCCGGGCTGCTTATGCCGGTATACAGCGTTATTCGGCGGTGTGGACGGGTGATAATACGGCTAACGATGCGCATATGTTGCTGGGCTGCCGTCTGGTAAATAGTTTGGGCATAACCGGGGTAGCATTCACCGGTGTTGATATAGGGGGCTTTAGCGGCAACCCCACCCCCGAATTAATGGTACGCTGGAATTCGCTTGGTGTTTACACCCCCATGTTCCGTAACCATGCCATGATAGATACCGCTATGCGCGAGCCATGGCGCTGGGGTAAACAAAACGAGAAGATCATTAAAAAAGATATTGAGCAACGCTATAAATTGCTACCATACATTTATTCGTCCTTCTATCAATCGCACCAAACAGGGTTACCAATTAACCGCACGCTGGCTATTCAATATCCGTTTGACGAAATTGTGTACGAACATATCTATCAAAACCAGTTCATGTTTGGCGATAACATTTTGGTGGCACCGGTAGCCAGTACCGAACGTGCCATTAAAGTTTACATGCCCCCCGGCGAATGGTACCGCTTGAGCACTGATAAAAAAATTAATGGTGGCAAAGAGGTTAAAGCAGAGGCGCTGTTGACCGATCTTCCCGTGTTTGTAAAAGCGGGCGCCATTATTCCTATGCAAAGCGTAGTGCAAAATACAAACGAGACAGGTGACGGCGTTTTGCAGCTTCACATTTGGAATGGCAAGCAAGCTACATCATTCACCTATTATGAGGACGACGGTGTTAGTTATGATTACGAGCAGGGTAGTTATTATAAGCGCGAGATTAGCTTCGACCCAAGGAAGAAGCAGGTGGTTTTATCGGTTGTTGAAGGGAGATTTGAATCGAGATTTAGTAAGGTGCGTTTTGTTTGGCATGGCTTTGAGAAGATGAAGGATAAGGTGGTGGAGTTATTAAGGGATGAGATGGTTATTGCTTTTTAA
- a CDS encoding T9SS type A sorting domain-containing protein: MKTFIKSSALLVVLALLSTGVFATDKTTGPAAEKQDVISFNPLLTDFGISVMVRKANVNDSFVTINDAQGNIIFKDKLAGKNTFSKKGYDLSELADGDYTVKVTSNNTVSERIVHIYRDDNDKKLFFFKI; this comes from the coding sequence ATGAAAACTTTCATCAAATCTTCAGCACTTTTAGTAGTATTAGCTTTATTAAGCACAGGTGTATTTGCAACCGATAAAACAACCGGCCCTGCCGCGGAAAAACAAGATGTAATTTCGTTCAATCCCCTTTTAACTGATTTTGGTATTTCTGTAATGGTGCGCAAAGCAAACGTAAACGACTCGTTTGTAACTATCAACGATGCTCAGGGTAATATTATTTTTAAGGATAAATTAGCTGGAAAAAATACCTTTTCAAAAAAAGGGTATGACCTGAGCGAATTAGCCGATGGCGATTACACCGTTAAGGTTACTTCTAACAACACCGTGTCTGAAAGAATAGTACACATTTACCGTGATGACAACGATAAAAAATTATTCTTCTTCAAAATATAA
- a CDS encoding nucleotidyltransferase family protein: MKPTLLILAAGMASRYGSMKQVDGFGPNGETIIDYSIYDAIKAGFGKVSFIIREEFLDSFKAIFEPKLKGRVETDYVFQSYDLKPFGIDKTIERAKPWGTAHAVLAARNQVHEPFCVINADDYYGYDAFEKMAKFLTSEVRDDHYSLVGYQIGNTLSEYGSVSRGVCDIDDKGNMVGVTERTEVYFKDGGIVYKDANGESPLPEDTRVSMNFWGFTPAVFKQSEEMFKRFVAANENNPKAEFFIPLVADELIKTGTADFKVIPTASKWFGVTYKEDKPIVQQSISNLVANGTYPSNLWA; encoded by the coding sequence ATGAAACCAACACTTTTAATATTGGCCGCAGGCATGGCCAGCCGCTATGGCAGCATGAAACAGGTTGACGGCTTTGGCCCTAATGGCGAAACCATTATCGACTATTCTATTTACGATGCCATTAAAGCGGGCTTCGGTAAGGTAAGCTTTATCATCCGCGAAGAGTTCCTGGATTCGTTTAAAGCCATATTTGAACCTAAGCTGAAAGGCCGTGTAGAGACCGATTATGTTTTTCAAAGCTACGACCTTAAACCTTTTGGTATTGATAAAACTATTGAGCGCGCCAAACCATGGGGAACTGCCCATGCGGTATTAGCGGCCCGCAACCAGGTACACGAGCCTTTTTGTGTGATAAACGCTGATGATTATTATGGCTATGATGCTTTTGAAAAAATGGCCAAGTTCCTGACCAGCGAAGTACGCGACGATCATTACTCGCTGGTGGGTTATCAGATCGGCAATACATTGTCTGAATATGGTTCAGTATCGCGCGGTGTTTGCGATATCGACGATAAGGGCAACATGGTTGGCGTAACCGAGCGCACAGAAGTTTATTTTAAGGACGGCGGCATTGTTTATAAAGATGCGAACGGCGAAAGCCCGCTGCCCGAAGATACCCGTGTATCTATGAACTTCTGGGGCTTTACCCCGGCCGTGTTTAAACAGAGCGAAGAAATGTTTAAGCGGTTTGTGGCGGCTAATGAAAACAACCCTAAAGCCGAATTCTTTATCCCGTTGGTGGCCGATGAACTGATAAAAACCGGCACTGCTGATTTTAAAGTTATACCAACTGCTTCTAAGTGGTTTGGCGTAACTTATAAGGAAGATAAGCCTATTGTGCAGCAAAGTATCTCAAATTTGGTAGCCAATGGCACCTACCCAAGTAATTTGTGGGCGTAA
- a CDS encoding M42 family metallopeptidase encodes MSKKNTEDNKDKKQHVPVVTDASLAFFEKYINNPSPTGFEYMGQQLWLDYIKPYIDEYYTDNYGTAVGVINPTAEYKVVIEAHADEISWFVNYITNDGLIYVIRNGGSDHQIAPSKRVNIHTDKGIVKAVFGWPAIHTRLGGEKEEAPSLKNIFLDCGCTTKDEVEALGIHVGCVITYEDEFMVLNNRYYVGRALDNRAGGFMIAEVARLLKENKKKLPFGLYIVNAVQEEIGLRGAEMIAHRIKPNVAIVTDVTHDTGTPMINKITQGDLACGRGPVVSYAPAVQNNLNKLLIATAEKANIPFQRQASSRSTGTDTDAFAYSNDGVPSALISLPLRYMHTTVEMIHKEDVDNVISLIYETLLNIEAGQDFRYIK; translated from the coding sequence ATGTCTAAAAAAAACACTGAGGATAATAAGGATAAAAAACAGCATGTCCCGGTTGTCACCGATGCCTCTTTAGCCTTCTTTGAAAAATATATCAATAACCCATCGCCAACCGGCTTTGAATACATGGGGCAGCAACTATGGCTGGATTATATTAAACCCTATATCGACGAATATTACACCGATAATTACGGTACGGCCGTAGGCGTAATTAATCCAACAGCCGAATACAAGGTAGTAATTGAAGCCCACGCCGATGAGATATCGTGGTTTGTAAACTACATTACTAACGATGGTTTGATCTACGTTATTCGTAATGGTGGTTCCGATCATCAGATCGCCCCATCAAAACGGGTGAATATCCATACCGATAAGGGCATTGTAAAAGCGGTATTCGGCTGGCCTGCTATCCACACCCGTTTAGGTGGCGAAAAGGAAGAAGCCCCATCGTTAAAAAACATTTTTCTTGATTGCGGCTGCACCACTAAAGACGAGGTTGAAGCATTGGGCATCCATGTAGGTTGCGTAATTACCTACGAAGACGAGTTTATGGTGCTGAACAACCGTTACTACGTTGGCCGCGCGCTGGATAACCGTGCCGGCGGCTTTATGATTGCCGAGGTTGCCCGCTTGCTGAAAGAAAACAAAAAGAAGCTGCCGTTCGGGTTGTATATCGTAAACGCCGTACAGGAAGAAATTGGCCTGCGTGGTGCAGAGATGATAGCCCACCGCATAAAACCTAACGTTGCCATTGTGACCGATGTTACACATGACACCGGTACGCCGATGATCAATAAAATAACCCAGGGCGATTTGGCTTGCGGCCGCGGACCGGTGGTATCTTATGCACCGGCGGTACAAAACAACCTGAACAAATTACTGATAGCGACTGCCGAAAAGGCAAATATCCCTTTCCAGCGCCAGGCTTCTTCACGGTCTACAGGTACCGATACCGATGCGTTTGCCTATTCAAACGATGGTGTGCCATCGGCATTAATATCGCTACCGCTGCGCTATATGCATACCACGGTTGAGATGATCCATAAAGAGGACGTAGATAACGTGATCAGCCTGATTTATGAAACATTATTGAATATTGAAGCAGGGCAGGATTTCAGGTATATAAAATAA
- a CDS encoding GNAT family N-acetyltransferase, which translates to MPQVDIEQITQELTWQLRRDILYPSEYKHNMAMPEDDHGTHFGAFVEGKLTGVVSLFNTGADFQFRKFAIDTPMQGKGVGAMLLQYITDYAIENGGKRLWCNARDTATDFYTKAGFAETGETFSKNGLNYVIMEKAI; encoded by the coding sequence ATGCCCCAGGTTGACATAGAACAAATTACGCAGGAGCTTACCTGGCAGCTGCGACGCGACATACTTTACCCCAGCGAGTATAAACATAACATGGCCATGCCTGAAGATGACCACGGCACGCATTTCGGCGCTTTTGTTGAGGGCAAACTGACAGGCGTTGTTTCTTTATTTAATACAGGCGCCGATTTCCAGTTCCGCAAGTTTGCTATAGATACGCCCATGCAGGGCAAGGGTGTTGGGGCTATGCTTTTACAATATATTACTGATTACGCTATTGAAAACGGAGGCAAGCGCCTGTGGTGCAATGCCCGCGATACTGCTACCGATTTTTATACTAAAGCCGGGTTTGCAGAAACCGGAGAAACATTCAGCAAAAATGGATTAAACTATGTGATTATGGAAAAGGCCATTTGA
- a CDS encoding peptidase associated/transthyretin-like domain-containing protein: protein MKTKYFVFIILFFAIRPLHAQILKGSVVELGKNQRISNVFIRDMNSKSVALSDKKGNFDISTEPGHTLIFSSPGYVSDTLYVTDMKYKRVEMVVQGIALREVNISATRTTFNPRVEYADVYRKSKVYPMSPSTWFSREGRNARRLKRYFEREEQERHIDSVFNRVYVSSIVPLRGQELEDFMTLYRPTYAYIMNNNGPSLAAYINDSYKKWKALPPGKRKTQRLY, encoded by the coding sequence ATGAAAACGAAATACTTTGTGTTTATTATCCTATTTTTTGCCATCAGGCCCCTGCATGCACAGATATTAAAAGGCTCGGTTGTTGAATTGGGGAAGAACCAGCGGATATCAAATGTTTTTATACGCGATATGAATAGTAAGTCGGTTGCATTGAGCGATAAGAAAGGGAATTTTGACATTAGCACCGAACCCGGGCATACCTTGATATTTTCATCGCCGGGATATGTATCAGACACCTTATATGTAACTGATATGAAATATAAACGGGTTGAAATGGTTGTACAGGGAATAGCATTACGCGAAGTAAATATTTCGGCTACCCGTACTACATTTAACCCGCGGGTTGAGTATGCCGACGTTTACCGTAAAAGTAAGGTTTACCCCATGTCGCCAAGTACCTGGTTTAGTAGAGAAGGCCGGAACGCACGGCGGTTAAAACGCTACTTTGAACGCGAGGAACAAGAGCGGCATATCGATTCGGTATTTAACCGGGTTTATGTAAGCAGCATTGTGCCCCTGCGTGGCCAGGAGCTGGAAGATTTCATGACACTGTACCGCCCAACCTATGCTTATATAATGAATAACAATGGCCCTTCGCTGGCAGCCTACATTAACGACTCTTACAAAAAGTGGAAGGCACTGCCGCCCGGGAAAAGGAAGACGCAGCGGTTATATTAG
- a CDS encoding MBL fold metallo-hydrolase codes for MKPFQNTKSTNMHRRQFINTSLLSAGALALFNKSSFANLLAQQTYQFKPLRSNMGIFTERGGTIAWLSNKDGIVVVDAEFPDTSPHVIAELQKQSDKPFQWLINTHHHGDHTSGNIAFKGLVKNVAAHANSLANQKDVAIKGNSEAKQLYPDTTFTDQWKMKVGDEHIHAYYWGPGHTNGDAMIHFENANIVHTGDLVFNRRYPVVDPAHGASIKNWSVTLQKAQKQFNKDTLFVFGHAFDPEKVTGSMDDIKAMQNYMDRLVDFVSAQIKAGKTKDEVLTATAIPGVTDWQGNGIKASLGAAYDELK; via the coding sequence ATGAAACCATTTCAAAACACTAAATCAACTAACATGCATCGCCGTCAATTCATCAACACCAGTTTATTATCAGCCGGAGCGCTGGCATTGTTCAATAAAAGCAGTTTTGCAAACCTGTTGGCACAACAAACTTACCAGTTTAAACCCCTGCGCAGCAACATGGGCATCTTTACCGAGCGGGGCGGGACTATTGCCTGGCTATCAAACAAAGATGGTATTGTAGTAGTAGATGCCGAATTTCCCGATACATCGCCACATGTAATTGCCGAACTGCAAAAACAATCCGACAAACCTTTCCAATGGCTTATCAATACCCATCATCATGGCGACCATACATCTGGTAACATTGCTTTTAAAGGCCTGGTGAAAAATGTAGCTGCGCATGCCAATTCGCTGGCTAACCAAAAAGATGTAGCCATTAAAGGCAATTCTGAAGCGAAACAGTTATACCCTGATACCACCTTTACCGACCAATGGAAAATGAAAGTTGGCGACGAGCATATCCACGCTTATTATTGGGGCCCCGGCCATACCAATGGCGACGCGATGATCCATTTTGAAAATGCTAATATTGTGCATACCGGCGATCTGGTGTTTAACCGCCGCTATCCGGTGGTTGATCCGGCGCATGGCGCTTCCATCAAAAATTGGTCGGTTACTTTACAGAAAGCGCAAAAGCAGTTTAATAAAGATACGCTGTTTGTCTTTGGCCATGCTTTCGATCCCGAAAAGGTGACGGGCAGCATGGATGATATTAAAGCTATGCAAAACTATATGGACCGCCTGGTTGATTTTGTGAGTGCACAAATAAAAGCCGGCAAAACAAAAGATGAAGTATTAACAGCAACTGCTATACCGGGTGTAACCGATTGGCAGGGAAATGGCATTAAAGCCAGTTTAGGCGCAGCTTATGATGAGTTAAAATAA